CCTCGCCGACGTTCTCTGGGCGCTACTCAACAGCACCGAGTTCAACACTAACCATTGAAAGGAGCGCGCGAAATGCGCCCCGCCTGCCCACGCCGCCACGCCTTCACCCTCATCGAACTACTGGTGGTGATCGCCATCATCGCCATTTTGATCGGGCTGCTGCTCCCCGCCGTCCAAAAGGTGCGGGCCGCTGCTGCGCGCCTCCAGTGCGCCAACAACCTCAAACAGATCGGGCTCTCGGTTCACAACTACGCATCGGCCAACGACGACTGCTTCCCCAAGTACATCGGCCTCAACCGGATGGTCAGTTGGACGACACTGCTGCTCCCGTACTTGGAGCAGGACAATGTGTACAAGATGATCGACCAGAGCCAGAACTGGGCGGCATCGGTCAACGGCTGCCAGAACCGCGCCGCGGGGCAGGTCCGGATGAAGGGCTTCGTCTGCCCGGCGAACCCGGGCGCGCAGCGCACCGTGCTCGTCTCCGATCCGGAGAACGCCGGCGGGTCGTTCCCCGCGGCGCCGACCGACTACACCGTGGCCGAGGGGTTCTACTACACCACCGTCGTCTCGACGAACCCGCCGAACTGGATCGAGGGGACCATCCGGTCGGTCAACGCGATCGGGAAGCGGCGGTTCACCGACGTGACCGACGGCATGTCCAACACACTCGTCATCTTCGAGAACGCGGACGTGCCCAACATCTGGATCAACGGCAAAAGGGTGACGGACAACACGAACACCGTGATGACGTTCAATCACAGTAATCACGGCGGGTGGGCGAACCCGAACAACAACAACGTGCGCGG
This region of Gemmata massiliana genomic DNA includes:
- a CDS encoding DUF1559 domain-containing protein, translated to MRPACPRRHAFTLIELLVVIAIIAILIGLLLPAVQKVRAAAARLQCANNLKQIGLSVHNYASANDDCFPKYIGLNRMVSWTTLLLPYLEQDNVYKMIDQSQNWAASVNGCQNRAAGQVRMKGFVCPANPGAQRTVLVSDPENAGGSFPAAPTDYTVAEGFYYTTVVSTNPPNWIEGTIRSVNAIGKRRFTDVTDGMSNTLVIFENADVPNIWINGKRVTDNTNTVMTFNHSNHGGWANPNNNNVRGWDATGTVQFGTYIVNKRNGAALYGFHTSGAHALLADGSVQFFSENTTSETIKRFISFKDGDIVSVGDL